From Cystobacter fuscus DSM 2262, one genomic window encodes:
- a CDS encoding putative ABC transporter permease — protein MLPRYVLYGCAGWVLEVCFTGMENALKGDRTCTAKTYLWMHPIYGATALSLESLQERLRFLPRLLRALAYTAVIFGAEFTSGWLLRKALGRCPWDYEDKGWSVKGLIRLDYAPFWYATALLFEPMHEAFLLVTREALRHAPGAAPALEAPGSLSGSTGQGIGDAARSSRPTHETGQPSLA, from the coding sequence GTGCTACCTCGATACGTCCTCTATGGCTGCGCGGGTTGGGTGCTGGAGGTGTGCTTCACCGGCATGGAGAACGCCCTGAAGGGCGACCGGACCTGCACGGCGAAGACCTACCTGTGGATGCACCCCATCTACGGCGCCACGGCCCTGAGCCTGGAGTCCCTCCAGGAGCGGCTGCGCTTCCTGCCCCGGCTCCTGCGGGCGCTCGCCTACACCGCCGTCATCTTCGGAGCGGAGTTCACCAGCGGCTGGCTCCTGCGCAAGGCGCTCGGCCGCTGCCCCTGGGACTACGAGGACAAGGGTTGGAGCGTGAAGGGGCTCATCCGCCTGGACTACGCCCCCTTCTGGTACGCCACCGCCCTGCTCTTCGAGCCCATGCACGAGGCCTTCCTGCTCGTCACCCGCGAAGCCCTGCGCCACGCGCCCGGCGCCGCTCCCGCGCTCGAGGCCCCCGGCTCCCTCTCCGGCTCCACCGGCCAGGGCATCGGTGATGCCGCCCGCTCCAGCCGCCCCACCCACGAGACCGGCCAGCCCTCGCTGGCATGA
- a CDS encoding rod shape-determining protein: protein MFDWLHTLFSRDLAIDLGTANTLIYIRGQGIVSNEPSVVAVQQDARGGKKVLAVGKEAKEMLGRTPGNIVAIRPMKDGVIADFEITAAMLRYFIQTAHNRKSLVSPRIVIGIPSGITEVERRAVREAAANAGAREVYLIEQPMAAAIGAGLPVTEPSGNMIVDIGGGTSDVAVISLAGIVFAKSVRIGGDKLDEAIIQYVKRKYNLLIGERTAELIKMGIGTAYPTEEVMTMEIKGRDLVAGVPRTLTVSSDEVRDALAEPVNGIVEAVKLTLERTPPELAGDIADRGIVLAGGGALLKNLDTLLREETGLPVFLAEDPLSAVVMGAGKALETLDILRQVCQPG, encoded by the coding sequence ATGTTCGACTGGCTCCACACTCTCTTCTCGCGTGACCTCGCCATCGACCTGGGCACGGCCAACACGCTCATCTACATCCGCGGCCAGGGCATCGTGTCCAACGAGCCCTCCGTGGTGGCCGTCCAGCAGGACGCGCGCGGCGGCAAGAAGGTGCTCGCCGTCGGCAAGGAGGCCAAGGAGATGCTCGGTCGGACCCCGGGCAATATCGTGGCCATCCGCCCGATGAAGGACGGCGTCATCGCCGACTTCGAGATCACCGCGGCGATGTTGCGCTACTTCATCCAGACGGCGCACAACCGCAAGTCGCTCGTCTCCCCGCGCATCGTCATCGGCATTCCCTCGGGCATCACCGAGGTGGAGCGCCGCGCGGTGCGCGAGGCCGCCGCCAACGCCGGCGCCCGTGAGGTGTACCTCATCGAGCAGCCCATGGCGGCCGCCATCGGCGCGGGCCTGCCCGTCACCGAGCCCAGCGGCAACATGATCGTCGACATCGGCGGTGGCACCTCCGACGTGGCCGTCATCAGCCTCGCCGGCATCGTGTTCGCCAAGAGCGTGCGCATCGGCGGCGACAAGCTGGACGAGGCGATCATCCAGTACGTCAAGCGCAAGTACAACCTGCTCATCGGCGAGCGCACCGCGGAGCTCATCAAGATGGGCATCGGCACCGCGTACCCCACCGAGGAGGTCATGACCATGGAGATCAAGGGTCGCGACCTGGTGGCCGGCGTGCCGCGCACGCTCACGGTGAGCAGCGACGAGGTGCGTGACGCGCTCGCCGAGCCCGTCAACGGCATCGTCGAGGCGGTGAAGCTCACGCTCGAGCGCACGCCGCCGGAGCTCGCCGGCGACATCGCCGACCGCGGCATCGTGCTCGCCGGCGGTGGCGCGCTGCTCAAGAACCTCGACACGCTCCTGCGCGAGGAGACGGGTCTGCCGGTGTTCCTCGCCGAGGATCCGCTGTCCGCCGTGGTGATGGGCGCGGGCAAGGCGCTGGAGACGCTCGACATCCTCCGGCAGGTCTGCCAGCCAGGCTAG